In a single window of the Campylobacter hyointestinalis subsp. lawsonii genome:
- a CDS encoding FxsA family protein — protein sequence MIKISLFPYFVIELVCVVLYISKYGILNFFGEVFLSGIFGFFLVLGYGFSNFYSKFDNLNLKNVFGSMGLVVGGVLLMVPGILSDIFAVFIISISLILKLISYLQTPTHKEYYTKDYKDDVIDVEIIDETKRG from the coding sequence ATGATAAAAATTTCTCTATTTCCGTATTTTGTTATCGAGCTAGTTTGTGTGGTTCTTTATATCTCAAAATACGGAATACTGAACTTTTTTGGCGAGGTGTTTTTAAGCGGTATTTTTGGATTTTTCCTAGTGCTTGGCTATGGATTTTCAAATTTTTATAGTAAATTTGATAATTTGAACTTAAAAAATGTATTTGGCTCTATGGGGCTTGTTGTTGGTGGAGTTTTGCTTATGGTGCCTGGAATTTTAAGTGATATATTTGCAGTTTTTATCATAAGTATATCTTTGATATTAAAGCTCATTAGCTATTTGCAAACGCCTACTCATAAAGAGTATTACACCAAAGACTATAAAGATGACGTGATTGATGTCGAAATTATTGATGAGACAAAAAGAGGTTAA
- a CDS encoding proline--tRNA ligase, with translation MKFTKLYIPTTKEAPKDATLPSHQFLIRAGFVAQIGSGLYNFLPLGKRVLRKVENIIRDEMDKAGANELSLSFVVPSELWKQSRRYFKFGKELLRLKDRKDNEFLLAPTHEESIVDLVRDKVTSYKQLPLHLYQIGLKFRDEARPRFGLLRCREFIMKDGYSFHANEADLKREFDLMEKTYTKIFSRLGLNFRAVEADSGAIGGSGSKEFMVLAKNGEDDILISDTSKYAANVEAAKRAKRVCAAERPQSSSMQKFFTPGCSTIAKVAEFFKVDPFYTIKAVMKKAIYEDSEKIVVFFVRGDDELQEVKACNACSALELSDASEEEVIAAGLVPGYCGPVGLHENIDFYIDSELENEKEMICGANEKDYHAIGVNIINFNKDRFKDLAEVRAGDKALDGGILSVTKGIEVGHIFQLGIRYSEAMGATFLDENGKSKPFFMGCYGIGVSRLVAVMVEASHDEKGCIWKKECAPFIVHIIVSNTKDAKQMEFALNLESELESSGVEVLLDDRNERFGVKMADFELIGVPFGVVVGNSLQNSEVELIIRDGLEKVKVSSNEILGKLKEII, from the coding sequence GTGAAATTTACAAAATTATACATACCTACGACAAAAGAAGCTCCAAAAGATGCCACTTTGCCTAGCCATCAGTTTCTTATAAGAGCTGGATTTGTAGCTCAGATAGGAAGCGGATTATATAACTTTTTGCCTCTTGGAAAGAGAGTTTTAAGAAAAGTTGAAAATATCATAAGAGATGAAATGGACAAAGCAGGAGCAAATGAGCTATCTTTGAGCTTTGTAGTTCCAAGCGAACTTTGGAAGCAAAGTAGGAGATATTTTAAATTTGGAAAAGAGCTTTTGCGTTTAAAAGATAGAAAAGATAATGAGTTCTTACTAGCGCCAACTCACGAAGAATCCATAGTAGATTTAGTAAGAGATAAAGTCACTAGCTACAAGCAATTGCCACTTCATTTATACCAAATAGGGCTTAAATTTAGAGATGAGGCGAGACCTAGATTTGGACTTTTGAGATGTCGTGAGTTTATAATGAAAGATGGTTATAGCTTTCATGCAAACGAAGCTGATTTAAAGCGTGAGTTTGATCTTATGGAGAAGACTTACACTAAGATATTTAGTCGTTTAGGACTAAATTTCCGAGCTGTTGAAGCTGATAGTGGAGCTATCGGTGGAAGTGGTAGTAAGGAATTTATGGTGCTAGCAAAAAATGGCGAAGACGATATCTTAATAAGCGATACTTCAAAATATGCAGCAAATGTAGAAGCTGCAAAAAGAGCTAAAAGAGTTTGTGCGGCTGAGAGACCACAGAGCAGTTCTATGCAGAAATTTTTTACTCCTGGTTGTTCTACCATAGCCAAAGTCGCCGAGTTTTTTAAAGTAGATCCGTTTTATACCATAAAAGCTGTGATGAAAAAGGCTATCTATGAAGATAGTGAAAAAATAGTAGTATTTTTCGTGCGTGGAGATGACGAACTTCAAGAAGTAAAAGCCTGTAATGCTTGCTCTGCTCTTGAGCTAAGTGATGCTAGTGAAGAAGAAGTTATAGCTGCTGGGTTAGTTCCTGGATACTGTGGTCCAGTCGGACTTCATGAAAATATAGATTTTTATATAGATAGCGAATTAGAAAATGAAAAAGAGATGATATGCGGTGCAAATGAAAAGGATTATCACGCTATTGGAGTAAATATTATAAATTTTAATAAAGATAGATTTAAGGATCTAGCAGAAGTAAGAGCTGGAGATAAAGCGCTTGATGGCGGGATTTTGTCTGTCACTAAAGGGATAGAAGTAGGGCATATATTTCAACTTGGCATAAGATACTCTGAGGCTATGGGTGCTACATTTTTAGATGAAAATGGCAAATCAAAACCTTTTTTTATGGGTTGCTATGGCATAGGCGTAAGCAGACTTGTAGCTGTTATGGTAGAAGCTAGTCATGATGAAAAAGGCTGCATTTGGAAAAAAGAGTGCGCCCCTTTTATAGTGCATATAATAGTTTCAAATACCAAAGATGCTAAGCAGATGGAATTTGCTTTAAATTTAGAATCCGAGCTAGAAAGTAGCGGAGTTGAAGTTTTACTTGATGATAGAAATGAAAGATTTGGCGTAAAAATGGCTGACTTTGAGCTTATCGGCGTACCTTTTGGCGTGGTAGTTGGTAATAGTTTGCAAAATTCAGAAGTTGAGCTTATAATAAGAGATGGGCTAGAAAAAGTAAAAGTAAGCTCAAATGAGATACTAGGTAAATTAAAAGAGATAATATGA
- the hemA gene encoding glutamyl-tRNA reductase encodes MNYVSVSFTHKNTSIEVREKLSFSDLEKKREILRLIGANENIIESMVLSTCNRVEIFAYAINPSIATKHILNSISIITLVPYDALELRADIYENDGAIHHLFSVASSLDSLVVGETQIAGQLKEAFKFAYDNGDCGDNISNAVHFAFKCAAEVRASTQISKNPVSVSSVAVAKAKEIYGNIGGMTAIVIGAGEMSRIAAQHLINAEVNVIILNRDLTKAKSLAESLGDLASFDSIEKLGEYINRYRLIFSATGALNAIITDEILEPKDFHRYFFDIAVPRDIDISENEFIHVYAVDDLESIVRTNLALREEQASVAYAIVGRSTTAFFKWLLSKSSTPAIKALRQKAKDIAIKEIDKAIKKGYIRNCDRNEASKLVHQVFKAFLHTPSVRLKEKNSDDVLSNLEYLFDIKIQKDENLEGDLK; translated from the coding sequence ATGAACTACGTAAGTGTAAGTTTTACTCATAAAAATACCAGTATCGAGGTGCGTGAGAAGCTCTCTTTTAGCGATCTAGAAAAAAAAAGAGAGATATTAAGGCTAATTGGGGCAAATGAAAATATAATCGAATCTATGGTTCTTAGCACCTGTAATAGAGTAGAAATCTTTGCTTATGCTATAAATCCTAGTATCGCTACAAAACATATACTAAATTCCATATCTATCATTACATTAGTTCCTTATGACGCACTAGAGTTAAGAGCTGACATATATGAAAATGATGGAGCCATTCACCATCTTTTTTCTGTTGCAAGCTCACTTGATAGTTTGGTAGTAGGTGAAACTCAGATAGCAGGACAACTCAAAGAGGCATTTAAATTTGCTTATGATAACGGAGATTGTGGTGATAATATCTCAAATGCCGTGCATTTTGCATTTAAGTGTGCAGCTGAAGTAAGAGCCTCAACTCAGATAAGTAAAAATCCAGTTTCTGTCTCAAGCGTAGCTGTAGCTAAAGCCAAAGAAATTTATGGCAATATCGGCGGTATGACTGCTATAGTAATAGGTGCTGGAGAGATGAGTCGAATAGCTGCTCAGCATCTTATAAATGCGGAAGTAAATGTTATAATTTTAAATAGAGATCTTACAAAAGCCAAGAGCTTAGCTGAGAGTTTAGGGGATCTTGCTAGTTTTGATAGTATAGAAAAACTAGGTGAATATATAAATCGATATAGATTGATATTTAGTGCGACTGGGGCTTTAAATGCTATCATAACTGATGAAATTTTAGAGCCTAAAGATTTTCATAGATACTTTTTTGATATAGCAGTTCCTAGAGATATCGATATCAGCGAAAACGAATTTATTCACGTTTATGCAGTAGATGACTTAGAGAGTATTGTAAGGACAAATTTAGCTCTTAGAGAAGAACAAGCAAGTGTAGCTTATGCAATTGTAGGCAGATCCACTACTGCATTTTTTAAATGGCTACTTTCTAAAAGCAGCACTCCGGCTATCAAGGCTTTAAGGCAAAAAGCAAAAGATATAGCCATAAAAGAGATAGACAAAGCGATAAAAAAAGGTTATATAAGAAATTGCGATAGAAATGAGGCTAGTAAATTAGTTCATCAAGTTTTTAAGGCGTTTTTACATACTCCAAGCGTTAGGCTAAAAGAAAAGAATAGTGATGATGTTTTATCAAATTTAGAATATTTATTTGACATAAAAATACAAAAAGATGAGAATTTAGAAGGGGATTTGAAGTGA
- a CDS encoding polyprenyl synthetase family protein translates to MDKIDSIMNEFVTSLGFDHALNMFSKINPGKKLRSKLILKIAGESEASLKLCAVIEIIHLASLLHDDVIDSSDVRRGSPSINALFGTKNAIMLGDILYSKGFNEIVKFDTKIADIVSEAVCKLSIGEMMDTLLEDKFNTDKEKYLKMIYLKTAVLIEASARSAAVLAGLDEKKYAIYGKNLGLAFQIVDDILDITQDSLKLGKPAMNDYKEGKTTLPYIFLYDKLLPYDKEKLTSLFKKELNSNDIAWIKDKFNEFDIINLSINYAKDLGNKATSAIDNSELKNIVTSMIDRDF, encoded by the coding sequence GATAGTATAATGAACGAATTTGTCACGTCGCTCGGATTTGATCATGCCTTAAATATGTTTAGCAAGATAAACCCAGGTAAGAAGCTTAGAAGTAAGCTTATACTAAAGATAGCAGGAGAGAGCGAAGCTAGTTTAAAGCTTTGTGCTGTGATAGAGATCATACATCTTGCAAGCTTACTTCACGATGATGTTATAGATAGTAGTGATGTTAGGCGAGGAAGTCCGAGCATAAATGCTCTTTTTGGAACAAAAAACGCAATAATGCTTGGAGATATTTTATATTCAAAAGGTTTTAATGAGATAGTTAAATTTGATACAAAAATAGCAGATATCGTCTCTGAAGCTGTTTGCAAACTAAGCATCGGAGAGATGATGGATACTTTGCTAGAAGATAAATTTAATACAGATAAAGAAAAATATCTAAAAATGATATATCTAAAAACAGCTGTTCTTATAGAAGCAAGTGCTAGGTCGGCTGCTGTTTTAGCTGGTCTTGATGAGAAAAAATATGCTATTTATGGTAAAAATTTAGGTCTAGCATTCCAAATAGTCGATGATATACTAGATATCACACAAGATAGCTTAAAACTAGGCAAACCGGCTATGAATGACTATAAAGAGGGCAAAACAACTCTTCCTTATATATTTTTATATGATAAACTTTTACCTTATGATAAAGAAAAGCTAACAAGCCTTTTTAAAAAAGAGTTAAATAGTAATGATATAGCCTGGATAAAAGATAAATTTAATGAGTTTGATATAATAAATTTAAGCATAAATTATGCAAAAGATCTTGGAAATAAAGCTACTAGTGCTATAGATAATAGTGAGCTTAAAAACATAGTTACAAGCATGATAGATAGGGATTTTTAA